One Nomascus leucogenys isolate Asia chromosome 22a, Asia_NLE_v1, whole genome shotgun sequence DNA segment encodes these proteins:
- the PRR3 gene encoding proline-rich protein 3 isoform X1, which yields MPKRKKQNQHQPPTQQQPPLPEREETGDEEDGSPIGPPSLLGPPPMANGKPGDPKSALHRGPPGSRGPLIPPLLSLPPPPWGRGPIRRGLGPRSSPYGRGWWGVNAEPPFPGPGHGGPTRGSFHKEQRNPRRLKSWSLIKNTCPPKDDPQVMEDKSDRPVCRHFAKKGHCRYEDLCAFYHPGVNGPPL from the exons ATGCCGAAACGAAAGAAGCAGAATCAGCACCAGCCACCGACACAGCAGCAGCCCCCACTGCCTGAGCGGGAAGAGACTGGAGATGAGGAGGATGGGAGTCCCATCG GACCACCCAGCCTTCTGGGCCCTCCCCCCATGGCCAATGGAAAACCTGGCGACCCTAAGTCAG ctcttCACAGAGGTCCTCCAGGATCAAGGGGACCACTGATTCCACCACTGCTGAGTCTCCCACCTCCTCCTTGGGGTAGAGGCCCAATTCGGAGAGGCCTTGGCCCCAGGTCTAGCCCATATGGTCGTGGTTGGTGGGGAGTCAATGCAGAACCTCCTTTTCCAGGGCCAGGCCATGGGGGTCCCACCAGGGGAAGCTTTCACAAAGAACAGAGAAACCCTCGAAGGCTCAAAAGCTGGTCTCTTATCAAGAATACCTGCCCGCCCAAGGATGATCCCCAGGTTATGGAAG ACAAATCCGACCGCCCTGTCTGCCGACATTTTGCCAAAAAGGGCCACTGTCGATATGAGGACCTCTGTGCCTTCTACCACCCAGGCGTCAATGGACCTCCTCTGTGA
- the PRR3 gene encoding proline-rich protein 3 isoform X2: MPKRKKQNQHQPPTQQQPPLPEREETGDEEDGSPIALHRGPPGSRGPLIPPLLSLPPPPWGRGPIRRGLGPRSSPYGRGWWGVNAEPPFPGPGHGGPTRGSFHKEQRNPRRLKSWSLIKNTCPPKDDPQVMEDKSDRPVCRHFAKKGHCRYEDLCAFYHPGVNGPPL; this comes from the exons ATGCCGAAACGAAAGAAGCAGAATCAGCACCAGCCACCGACACAGCAGCAGCCCCCACTGCCTGAGCGGGAAGAGACTGGAGATGAGGAGGATGGGAGTCCCATCG ctcttCACAGAGGTCCTCCAGGATCAAGGGGACCACTGATTCCACCACTGCTGAGTCTCCCACCTCCTCCTTGGGGTAGAGGCCCAATTCGGAGAGGCCTTGGCCCCAGGTCTAGCCCATATGGTCGTGGTTGGTGGGGAGTCAATGCAGAACCTCCTTTTCCAGGGCCAGGCCATGGGGGTCCCACCAGGGGAAGCTTTCACAAAGAACAGAGAAACCCTCGAAGGCTCAAAAGCTGGTCTCTTATCAAGAATACCTGCCCGCCCAAGGATGATCCCCAGGTTATGGAAG ACAAATCCGACCGCCCTGTCTGCCGACATTTTGCCAAAAAGGGCCACTGTCGATATGAGGACCTCTGTGCCTTCTACCACCCAGGCGTCAATGGACCTCCTCTGTGA
- the GNL1 gene encoding guanine nucleotide-binding protein-like 1 — protein sequence MPRKKPFSVKQKKKQLQDKRERKRGLQDGLRSSSNSRSGSRERREEQTDTSDGESVTHHIRRLNQQPSQGLGPRGYDPNRYRLHFERDSREEVERRKRAAREQVLQPVSAEVLELDIREVYQPGSVLDFPRRPPWSYEMSKEQLMSQEERSFQEYLGKIHGAYSSEKLSYFEHNLETWRQLWRVLEMSDIVLLITDIRHPVVNFPPALYEYVTGELGLALVLVLNKVDLAPPALVVAWKHYFHQHYPQLHVVLFTSFPRDPRTPQDPSSVLKKSRRRGRGWTRALGPEQLLRACEAITVGKVDLSSWREKIARDVAGATWGNGSGEEEEEEDGPAVLVEQQTDSAMEPTGPTRERYKDGVVTIGCVGFPNVGKSSLINGLVGRKVVSVSRTPGHTRYFQTYFLTPSVKLCDCPGLIFPSLLPRQLQVLAGIYPIAQIQEPYTAVGYLASRIPVQALLHLRHPEAEDPSAEHPWCAWDICEAWAEKRGYKTAKAARNDVYRAANSLLRLAVDGRLSLCFHPPGYSEQKGTWESHPETTELVVLQGRVGPAGDEEEEEEEELSSSCEEEGEEDRDADEEGEGDEDTPTSAPGSSLAGRNPYALLGEDEC from the exons ATGCCGAGGAAGAAGCCCTTCAGCGTgaagcagaagaagaagcagTTGCAGGACAAACGGGAGAGGAAGAGAG GGCTTCAAGATGGGCTGCGCTCCAGTTCCAACAGCCGCAGCGGGAGCCGGGAGCGGCGAGAGGAACAGACCGACACCTCGGACGGGGAGTCTGTGACCCATCATATCCGCAGGCTTAACCAGCAGCCTTCTCAGGGGCTGGGTCCACGAGGCTACGACCCAAATcg ATACCGACTGCATTTTGAGAGAGACAGCAGGGAGGAggtagagaggagaaagagagcagCCCGGGAGCAAGTTCTACAGCCGGTCAGTGCTGAGGTGTTGGAGCTGGACATCCGGGAGGTCTATCAGCCTGGCTCAG TTCTGGACTTTCCTCGACGTCCTCCTTGGAGCTATGAGATGTCCAAGGAGCAACTAATGAGCCAAGAGGAACGGAGCTTCCAAGAGTATCTTGGGAAGATTCATGGGGCTTACTCCTCTGAGAAACTCAGCTACTTTGAGCACAATCTGGAG ACATGGAGGCAGCTGTGGCGGGTGTTAGAGATGTCTGACATCGTCCTGCTTATCACTGATATCCGACATCCA GTTGTGAATTTCCCGCCAGCACTTTATGAGTATGTGACTGGAGAACTTGGGTTGGCCCTGGTGCTGGTTTTGAACAAGGTGGATCTGGCCCCGCCAGCTCTTGTGGTTGCCTGGAAGCATTATTTCCATCAACACTATCCCCAGCTCCACGTCGTCCTTTTCACCTCTTTTCCTCGGGACCCCCGCACCCCACAGGACCCTAGTAGTG TCTTGAAGAAGAGTCGGAGGCGGGGGAGAGGATGGACTCGGGCCCTGGGGCCAGAGCAGTTGCTGAGAGCCTGTGAAGCCATCACTGTGGGGAAAG TGGACTTGAGCAGCTGGCGGGAGAAGATTGCTCGGGATGTGGCTGGGGCCACCTGGGGTAATGGGtccggggaggaggaggaagaggaggatggcCCAGCAGTCCTGGTGGAGCAGCAGACTGATTCAGCAATGGAGCCAACTGGCCCAACCCGAGAGCGCTACAAGGATGGGGTGGTGACCATCGGCTGTGTGG GTTTCCCTAATGTGGGAAAGTCCTCACTGATCAATGGGCTGGTGGGGCGGAAAGTCGTGAGTGTCTCCAGAACCCCGGGCCATACCCGATACTTTCAGACCTACTTTCTTACCCCTTCTGTGAAACTCTGTGACTGCCCAGGCCTCATCTTCCCATCTCTTCTGCCTAGGCAGTTGCAG GTTCTGGCAGGGATCTACCCCATCGCCCAGATCCAGGAGCCCTACACTGCTGTGGGCTACCTGGCCTCCCGAATTCCCGTGCAGGCCCTGCTCCACCTGCGCCACCCAGAGGCTGAGGACCCCTCAGCGGAACACCCCTGGTGTGCCTGGGACATCTGTGAAG cctgggcagagaaACGTGGTTACAAGACAGCCAAGGCGGCTCGGAATGATGTGTACAGAGCAGCCAACAGTCTCTTGCGGCTGGCAGTGGACGGCCGCCTCAGCCTGTGTTTTCATCCCCCAGGCTACAGTGAACAGAAAG GCACCTGGGAGTCCCATCCAGAGACCACGGAGCTGGTGGTTttgcagggcagggtggggccaGCAGgtgacgaggaggaggaggaagaggaagagctgAGCAGCTCctgtgaggaggagggagaggaggaccGGGATGCGgatgaggagggagaaggggatgAGGACACTCCAACCTCAGCTCCAGGGTCCAGCCTGGCTGGCCGAAACCCTTATGCCCTACTGGGTGAGGATGAGTGCTGA